Proteins from a single region of Desulfovibrio sp. JC022:
- a CDS encoding response regulator translates to MLNAEECATDINFANGAVRPLNILLAEDCENNVLLVQLYLKKLPYSIDVAENGSEAFELFQRKEYDVVLMDIEMPVTDGYEATTLIRGFEKDNSRERTPIVAVTAHALPENEDKAYEVGCDYFLTKPVRKADLISTVQKYGASLPV, encoded by the coding sequence ATGCTTAATGCTGAAGAATGCGCAACTGATATAAATTTTGCCAACGGAGCAGTCAGGCCTTTGAATATTTTACTTGCCGAAGATTGTGAGAACAACGTGCTTCTGGTGCAGCTGTATCTGAAAAAGCTGCCGTATTCTATTGATGTGGCTGAAAATGGAAGTGAAGCTTTTGAATTGTTTCAGCGCAAAGAATATGATGTTGTGCTTATGGATATAGAAATGCCTGTGACTGACGGTTATGAGGCAACTACTCTTATTCGCGGTTTTGAAAAGGATAACAGCCGTGAGAGGACTCCCATTGTCGCTGTTACAGCCCATGCCCTGCCGGAAAATGAAGATAAGGCCTACGAAGTTGGGTGTGATTATTTTCTGACCAAGCCGGTCCGCAAGGCTGATCTTATCTCTACTGTCCAGAAATACGGGGCCAGCTTACCTGTTTAG
- the rfbA gene encoding glucose-1-phosphate thymidylyltransferase RfbA, which yields MKGIILAGGSGTRLYPLTRVVSKQLLPVYDKPMIYYPLSIHMMSGIRDILIISTPEDLHRFEDLLGDGSNLGINISYKVQPKPEGLAQAFIIGEDFIGDDSVSLILGDNIFYGHDLPHILQKAASRKDGGTVFAYAVKDPKRYGVVEFDKKQSVISIEEKPEEPKSKFAVTGLYFYDNSVIEIAKNIKPSARGELEITDVNNEYLKRGKLNVELLGRGYAWLDMGTHQSLLRAASYVEAVQERQGFMLACLEEIAFRMGYISSAELKTMATDMLKNDYGQYLMEIYNDAKAD from the coding sequence ATGAAAGGAATTATTCTGGCCGGAGGTTCCGGCACAAGGCTTTACCCGCTGACTAGGGTGGTCAGTAAACAGCTTCTGCCTGTTTATGATAAGCCTATGATCTACTACCCGCTCTCCATCCATATGATGTCGGGCATCCGCGATATCCTGATCATTTCCACCCCCGAAGACCTGCACAGGTTTGAAGATCTCCTTGGCGACGGTTCAAACCTCGGCATCAATATTTCATATAAGGTTCAGCCTAAACCGGAAGGTCTGGCGCAAGCGTTTATCATCGGTGAAGATTTTATCGGGGACGACAGCGTCAGCCTGATCCTCGGGGACAACATTTTTTACGGACACGACCTGCCGCATATCCTGCAAAAAGCTGCCAGCCGTAAAGACGGCGGTACGGTTTTCGCCTACGCGGTAAAAGATCCCAAAAGATACGGCGTGGTTGAATTCGATAAAAAACAGTCCGTGATCAGCATTGAGGAAAAACCTGAAGAACCTAAGTCAAAATTCGCAGTCACGGGGCTGTATTTTTACGACAACTCCGTGATTGAAATAGCCAAAAACATTAAGCCCTCTGCACGTGGCGAGCTTGAAATAACCGATGTGAACAACGAATACCTCAAACGCGGTAAGCTCAATGTGGAATTGCTTGGGCGCGGATACGCATGGCTGGACATGGGTACCCACCAGTCACTGCTTCGGGCGGCATCCTATGTAGAAGCGGTACAGGAAAGGCAGGGCTTCATGCTTGCCTGTCTGGAAGAAATAGCTTTCCGCATGGGCTATATCAGTTCCGCTGAACTGAAAACTATGGCAACAGACATGCTCAAAAACGATTACGGCCAGTACCTGATGGAAATTTATAACGACGCAAAGGCTGATTAA
- a CDS encoding PilZ domain-containing protein: MGKDKEKSKPGLVSKLKNKLDRMLGRNTDESLDIEFKPQKDIPAARRAFRIDVDNMHVICRIPRVKCRIMDISASGIGFASSKEFPVGTVVDAVLIWSGKPVLKNLKLKIARRTPKIVGCEFTDLERSQDKVISKIVLAAQKRLIQKKHSGKHPDMTEEEMAKEIEAQKKRGIAPASNKKFKL; the protein is encoded by the coding sequence ATGGGGAAAGATAAAGAAAAAAGTAAACCCGGACTGGTGAGCAAGTTAAAAAACAAGCTGGACCGCATGCTTGGCAGAAACACTGACGAGTCGCTGGACATTGAATTCAAGCCGCAAAAAGATATTCCAGCCGCACGCAGAGCTTTCCGCATTGATGTAGACAACATGCATGTCATCTGCCGTATCCCAAGAGTTAAATGCCGTATTATGGACATCAGTGCCAGCGGTATCGGCTTTGCCAGTTCAAAAGAATTCCCTGTAGGTACGGTGGTGGACGCAGTGCTGATCTGGTCCGGTAAACCCGTACTCAAAAATCTCAAACTTAAAATTGCAAGACGGACCCCAAAAATTGTGGGCTGCGAATTTACCGACCTTGAAAGATCCCAAGACAAAGTCATCAGCAAAATTGTCCTTGCCGCCCAAAAACGGCTAATCCAGAAAAAACACTCCGGCAAACATCCGGACATGACCGAAGAAGAAATGGCGAAGGAAATAGAAGCCCAGAAAAAGCGCGGCATAGCTCCAGCGTCCAACAAGAAATTCAAACTTTAG
- a CDS encoding D-2-hydroxyacid dehydrogenase produces MKTVILDGYTLNPGDNPWTGLEEICELTVYDRTKPDQILERAIDADIILTNKTILNADIIRTLPKLKFISVLATGYNVVDLEAAAQRNIPVSNVPGYSPPSVAQHVFALLLNHANRVAIHDRAVKEGQWAQQDDFCFWTTPLIELAGKKMGIVGFGDIGKRVGIIANSFGMEVLVYAPRPKPAPEYTPFSFVSLGELFREADVVSLHCPLTVENGNFINSKLLSTMKSNAYLINTARGPLIDEAALATALTKGVISGAALDVVGDEPMLPGNPLSGTPNLTITPHIAWATLEARSRLTNTTVKNVKAFLDGKNINVVNET; encoded by the coding sequence ATGAAAACAGTAATTCTCGACGGCTACACGCTCAATCCCGGTGACAATCCATGGACCGGACTGGAAGAAATCTGCGAACTAACCGTCTACGACCGCACAAAACCGGATCAAATCCTAGAGCGCGCCATAGACGCTGACATTATCCTGACCAACAAAACCATTCTCAACGCAGACATCATCAGGACCCTGCCCAAACTTAAATTTATCTCCGTACTGGCTACCGGATACAATGTTGTTGATCTGGAAGCAGCTGCACAGCGAAACATCCCGGTCTCAAACGTTCCGGGCTACTCGCCCCCTTCAGTTGCCCAGCATGTCTTCGCCCTGCTGCTGAATCACGCCAACAGGGTTGCCATACATGACCGGGCGGTAAAAGAAGGCCAATGGGCTCAGCAGGATGATTTCTGCTTCTGGACCACACCGCTCATTGAGCTGGCCGGGAAAAAGATGGGCATAGTCGGATTCGGTGATATCGGAAAAAGAGTAGGCATCATCGCCAATTCATTCGGCATGGAGGTTCTGGTCTATGCACCGAGACCAAAACCCGCCCCCGAGTACACCCCGTTCAGTTTCGTATCCCTTGGAGAACTTTTTCGTGAAGCCGATGTAGTCTCACTGCATTGCCCGCTGACCGTTGAAAATGGAAATTTCATTAACAGCAAATTGCTTTCAACCATGAAAAGCAATGCCTACCTGATCAACACCGCCCGCGGGCCACTCATCGATGAAGCGGCTCTAGCCACAGCCCTTACTAAAGGGGTCATCTCCGGGGCCGCCCTTGATGTGGTCGGGGACGAACCCATGCTGCCCGGAAATCCTCTTTCAGGAACACCGAATCTGACCATTACTCCGCACATTGCATGGGCAACCCTTGAGGCCCGCTCAAGATTAACCAACACAACCGTTAAAAATGTTAAAGCTTTTCTGGATGGGAAGAACATAAATGTGGTTAACGAAACTTAG